One Triticum dicoccoides isolate Atlit2015 ecotype Zavitan chromosome 4B, WEW_v2.0, whole genome shotgun sequence genomic window carries:
- the LOC119295189 gene encoding F-box/kelch-repeat protein At2g44130-like — translation MMNPKSRVQEWEAEHIDLIPGMPDDIAVDCLARVPHGSYRSMRRVCRGWRSAAAAPDFALARAEAGANEDLVFLMQFGNPVAGDGGAPENTPAYGVAVYNVTTGEWHRESSAPPVPMFAQCAAVGTRVAVMGGWDPNTFEPVADVNVLDATTGVWRRGAPMRSARSFFACAEAGGKIYVAGGHDKLKNALKTAEAYDAEADGWDPLPDMSEERDECDGMATVAGDRFLAVSGYRTGRQGGFERDAEWFDPATREWRRLERVRAPPSAAHVVVRGRVWCIEGTAVMEWRGERRGWLEVGPYPPGLKAGTARAVAVGGGERVVVTGAIESEGGGGGHALWVFDVKSKNWTVVRPPPQFAGFVFSLASVRV, via the coding sequence ATGATGAACCCAAAGAGCCGTGTCCAAGAGTGGGAGGCCGAGCACATCGACCTCATCCCGGGGATGCCCGACGACATCGCCGTCGACTGCCTGGCGCGCGTCCCGCACGGATCCTACCGTTCGATGCGCCGCGTGTGCCGCGGCTggaggagcgccgccgccgccccggactTCGCCCTGGCGCGCGCCGAGGCCGGAGCCAACGAGGATCTGGTCTTTCTCATGCAGTTTGGCAACCCGGTTGCCGGGGACGGTGGGGCGCCCGAGAACACCCCGGCGTACGGCGTGGCCGTGTACAACGTCACCACCGGGGAGTGGCACCGCGAGAGCTCGGCGCCGCCGGTGCCGATGTTCGCCCAGTGCGCGGCCGTGGGCACCCGCGTCGCGGTGATGGGCGGCTGGGACCCCAACACCTTCGAGCCCGTGGCGGACGTCAACGTCCTGGACGCCACCACCGGCGTCTGGCGCCGCGGCGCGCCGATGCGGTCCGCGCGCTCCTTCTTCGCGTGCGCCGAGGCGGGGGGCAAGATCTATGTCGCCGGCGGGCACGACAAGCTCAAGAACGCGCTGAAGACGGCCGAGGCGTACGACGCGGAGGCCGACGGCTGGGACCCGCTCCCGGACATGTCGGAGGAGCGCGACGAGTGCGACGGCATGGCCACCGTCGCCGGCGACCGGTTCCTTGCCGTGAGCGGGTACCGCACGGGGCGCCAGGGAGGGTTCGAGCGGGACGCCGAGTGGTTCGACCCGGCGACCCGCGAGTGGCGCCGCCTGGAGCGCGTGCGCGCCCCGCCGTCGGCGGCTCACGTGGTGGTGCGCGGCCGCGTGTGGTGCATCGAGGGCACGGCCGTGATGGAGTGGCGCGGGGAGCGCCGGGGCTGGCTCGAGGTGGGCCCTTACCCGCCAGGTCTCAAGGCCGGCACGGCGCGCGCGGtcgccgtcggcggcggcgagcgcgtCGTGGTGACCGGCGCCATCGAgtccgagggaggcggcggcgggcacgCGCTGTGGGTGTTCGACGTGAAGTCCAAGAACTGGACCGTGGTGCGCCCTCCGCCGCAGTTCGCCGGCTTCGTCTTCTCCCTGGCATCCGTCCGCGTGTGA